The Chloroflexota bacterium genomic interval AGGAGTCGCTGAAGTTCTATACCGAGGTCCTGGGAATGGAATACCGGGGCAAGGTAGGCGCCACCGGCCGCTGCGTGCGGGCGGGGGACGTGAACATCATCCTGGTGGGCCGCCCAAACGCGCGCCCCTTCGAGGAGCTGGAGGAGCACAACACGCAGCTCTGCCATCAGGCCTTTTACGTCTCGAGCGAAGACTACGATCGCGCGCTGGAGTCCTTCCAGGAGCACGGCGTCCGCGTTTCCAACGAGGAATACCGCAAGACCGGGACCTTCACGGGGCGCTCGTTCTATTTCTTCGATCCAACCGGCAACCGCCTCGAGATCAACGATCCCCATCCGCCCTACTGGCCTGAGGACGCGAGATAGTCGGCGCGCGTCTCTGCGGTCCCGGAGTGGTGAGTCGACGCGGTCCCCGCCCGGTCCAGTTGCTGGTGGTGATCGCCTCGCTCGGCCTGCTTGCATGCAGCGCACCGCCCTCGCCGCAGACATCGCCCGGTGGCGCACCACGGGAGCCGAGGGGCGGCTCGATGACGCTCGCGGTCCTGAACACCGTGCCCACTATGGCGCCCCTCGGGAAAGCCTCCTCCTGGCGGAGCTTCTCCGAGTTGCACTCGGCCGCGCTGTTCAGCTCAGCGGACCACTCGCGTCGCCCGGTGCCGCGGCTGACGGAGCGCGTTCCATCCCTCGAGAACGGCGACATCGTGATCGAGGCCGACGGGAAAATGCGCGTCAGATACGTGCTTCGCGGCGATGTGACCTGGCAGGATGGTGTAGCGTTCACCGCCGACGACCTCGCCTTCACGTTTCAGGTCAGCAGTGACCCCGGGATTCCCTTCGGTCTGAAGAACTTCATTCGATTGATCGACAGCGTCGAGGCGCCGGACGATCGGACCTTCCAAATCACCTTCGCGGCGCCATACTACAAAGCCGATCGCCTGGGCCTCGAATCCTACTGGCCACTCCCTCGCCACATCCTCGGCCCTGCCTTTGACGCGTACCTGAGCAGCCACGATGCGGACGCCCTCATGAACCTGCCGTACTGGACATCGGAGTACGTCAACCTCGGCCCGTTCGCAGTAGCTACCTTCGATCCAGCCGACACGATTACCCTCCGCGCCTACGACGGGTACTTCCTGGGACGACCCAAGCTGGACACGATCTACCTCAAAGTATTCAGCGACACGAATTCGCTGTACGCCAACATCCTCGCGGGTCAGGTAGACATGTTTCTGGAGGACACCGTCAGCACAAATCAAGGGTTCGAGCTGGCGGATCGCTGGCGGCAGAGCGGCGAGGGCGCGGTGTACGTGCAGCCCGGCGCGTCCCGATACCTCTCTCCTCAGCTTCGCCCGGGCGTACAGATCGAGCCGACTGCGCTCGATCCAGTGATCCGTGGCGCCCTGTACATGGCCATCGATCGTGAGGCGCTTTCGGAGGCGCTGCAGGGCGGCCACCGCGAGTTGGCCGCCTATGAGATGCTGCCACCTGGCGATCCCCTCTACCCTGCTGTGAAAGACGCGCTGCGCGTGTACGGCTACGATCCGCAGCGTGCTCGATCGGTCCTTGCGGAGAACGGCTGGACCGCGGCCGCGGATGGACGCGTACGGGCGCCGGATGGCCGAACATTTCGCGCGCCCCTGTGGGGCACCGGCGGGCGGGACCGCGATCAGGAGACGGCCGCGATCGCCGATACCTGGCGGCGGATCGGTCTGGAAACGGAAGAGGTGGTGATTCCCGCCACGCAGGTGCGCAATCCGGAGTATCGGTCCAACTTCCCCGGCTGGGAGGTCAGCTCAGCCGGCCATGGTGACGAGATCCTTCAGCAGATCGAGGGACCGGCCGCGAGCGCGGAGACGCGATGGACCGGGAACCGGCGGGGCTACCAGGACCCGCGAACGGACGAGTTGATCCACAGGTATCGGGCGAGTGTGTCGACCGACGAGCAGGTCCGAGCGATGAAAGCGATCAGCGACATCGTCGTCGATCAGCTCCCGTTCCTCATGCTTTACTTCACCCCGTATCAGGTCGGTGTCTCCAGCCGCGTTGTGGCGCTCGACGACTTCGACGGCGCCGGCGACTTCAGCATGGACTTCGGGACGTATACCCGCAACGCCCATCTGTGGCAGCCTCGCTGACTAGGTGATGTAGCCGCGCTCCCGCCAGAAGCGCTCGGCAGCCGGATGAAGCGGCGCCGTGAGGGGCGCGTCCTCGGTGTCCAAGCACATCCGCTCGAGGGGCAGCGGGCCGACGCCCTGCCACGGAATCCGCTCTTTGGAGGCTTCTAGCGCCGCGCAGCACGCGCGGACCAGATCGTCCGGCGCGTTCGCGTGGGTGAATATGGGCCATCCGCTGAAGTCGAGGGTGTCGACATCGCGCGAGAGGCCCGGATGGACGGACTTCTTGATGCGGGCCCGACGGAATCCCATCGCCTCCATCTGCTGGAGGTGGGCCTCGTCGAGGCTCAGGAAGCGCATGCCCGCCTCGATGGCGCGATCCGCCCACTCGTCGACGGCCTCGTCGAAGATCGCGTCGACGTCGCCTCGGACCACGGCGTCCACGTCGGGCGGGTACGGATGGTAGTGCATACTCCCGCCCCAGGAGACGATGTCGGCCAGTGAGAAGCCCAGCGCATTCAGCGCCTCGCCGGCAATGAAATACGTCGAGTGCTCGGCTTGGGACCGCATGGAGATCTTCAGCGGGTACTTTCGCTGGCGCAGCTCCGCGAGGGAGCGGATTCCGGTGCGCTCGTGGACTGCGAAGGCGAGTTGATCCAGGGATGGAATGACCGTGATGACCCGGACGGGAATCGGCTCCCGGAACGGTCCGTTGCCCCGAAGCGCCACCCCGAGCGGATTGGCTGGATTGATGATGGCGATCTGCGCCTCACCCCGCGCGACCAAGTCGATGCTGGACGGCGTGTCGCTGCCGTCCAGCGTCACGGTCCAGGGGTTCTTGCTGCCCTGCACCCGCAGCATGATGCGAGCTTGACGCGCGTCCCAGTTGCGCTCCCCGACCAGCTCGTAAGCCATCTCCAGCACCAGCCGCGAGCGCGTGACCACCGGCGGGACGTAGCGAGGTCTCTCGCGCACGGTTGTTTCCTCCAATTTCAGCGTGAGCCGCTCATCGTGGCCGACGATGGCCGCACAATAGCAGATGTCGCGACACGGAGGCCATGGAGGTCGCGTTTGGGCGCGACGCGAGAAGCCTGTGGCGTATTCGAATCAGGAGAACCGCATTGAAAGAGAGCGCCGGTCACTGGGTTGGCACATGGACTTCCACGCCCGCGCCGATCGAGACGATCGATCTCGTCGGTCGAACGGTGCGGATGGCGCCGCGCGTCAGCATCGGCGGCTCGCGGCTGCGCCTGAGACTGTCGAACGCGTATGGTCCGAGCAGGTTGACCGTGGGCCCGATCCGGGTGGCGCTTCGCCTCGCCGGGGATGAGGCCGCCAAGGACTCGGTCAGACCGGTGACCTTCGGCGGATTGCCCGTGGCGACGATCCCGGCGGGCGCCCTCGCTGTGAGCGATCCAGTGGAGCTGGAAGTCCCGCCCCTTGCGGACCTGGCGGTGAGCGTCTACCTGCCTGCCGACATACCCGGCGATTTCTGTTTCACTGGCCACAGCAATTCGCGCCAGACGAGCTACATCTCCCCCGTCGGCTGCTTCGTCGACGAGCCGCGGCTGCCGGTCGGGGAAGCCACGCAGGCGGTTGCGCTCCTCAGCGCAGTCGAGGTCTGGGCGCCGCCCGACGTGGGCGGAATCGTCGCGTTCGGCGACTCGCTGACGGACGGCAACCTCTCGACGGTGGACGCCCATGCGCGCTGGCCGGACGAGCTCGCCCGGCGGCTGGCTGCGCGTCGGGGCGGCCGCCGGCTCGGCGTGATGAATCAGGGGTTCGGCGGGAACAGGATTCTGTTCGACACGCGCGCCGAGAGCGGATTACGGCGCTTCGATCGTGACGTCCTCGCTCAATCCGGCGTCACGCACGTCATCGTCCTGCTGGGAATCAACGATATTCGAAATCGAAACCAGAGGCCCTCAGAGGTGGTGACTGCCGAGGAGATGATCCGGGGGCTGGAGCAGCTCGTCATCCGTGCACACGCCCACGGGCTCAAGGTCTTGGGGGGGACCCTCCTGACCTTCGAGCACGAGACGTTCAACCCCGGTTTCTACACGCCGGAGGGGGAGGCCAAACGACAGGCCGTGAACGAGTGGATCCGA includes:
- a CDS encoding VOC family protein codes for the protein MALVTAKGLVHFSLPANDVEESLKFYTEVLGMEYRGKVGATGRCVRAGDVNIILVGRPNARPFEELEEHNTQLCHQAFYVSSEDYDRALESFQEHGVRVSNEEYRKTGTFTGRSFYFFDPTGNRLEINDPHPPYWPEDAR
- a CDS encoding ABC transporter substrate-binding protein; protein product: MTLAVLNTVPTMAPLGKASSWRSFSELHSAALFSSADHSRRPVPRLTERVPSLENGDIVIEADGKMRVRYVLRGDVTWQDGVAFTADDLAFTFQVSSDPGIPFGLKNFIRLIDSVEAPDDRTFQITFAAPYYKADRLGLESYWPLPRHILGPAFDAYLSSHDADALMNLPYWTSEYVNLGPFAVATFDPADTITLRAYDGYFLGRPKLDTIYLKVFSDTNSLYANILAGQVDMFLEDTVSTNQGFELADRWRQSGEGAVYVQPGASRYLSPQLRPGVQIEPTALDPVIRGALYMAIDREALSEALQGGHRELAAYEMLPPGDPLYPAVKDALRVYGYDPQRARSVLAENGWTAAADGRVRAPDGRTFRAPLWGTGGRDRDQETAAIADTWRRIGLETEEVVIPATQVRNPEYRSNFPGWEVSSAGHGDEILQQIEGPAASAETRWTGNRRGYQDPRTDELIHRYRASVSTDEQVRAMKAISDIVVDQLPFLMLYFTPYQVGVSSRVVALDDFDGAGDFSMDFGTYTRNAHLWQPR
- a CDS encoding TAXI family TRAP transporter solute-binding subunit, yielding MRERPRYVPPVVTRSRLVLEMAYELVGERNWDARQARIMLRVQGSKNPWTVTLDGSDTPSSIDLVARGEAQIAIINPANPLGVALRGNGPFREPIPVRVITVIPSLDQLAFAVHERTGIRSLAELRQRKYPLKISMRSQAEHSTYFIAGEALNALGFSLADIVSWGGSMHYHPYPPDVDAVVRGDVDAIFDEAVDEWADRAIEAGMRFLSLDEAHLQQMEAMGFRRARIKKSVHPGLSRDVDTLDFSGWPIFTHANAPDDLVRACCAALEASKERIPWQGVGPLPLERMCLDTEDAPLTAPLHPAAERFWRERGYIT
- a CDS encoding SGNH/GDSL hydrolase family protein, which gives rise to MKESAGHWVGTWTSTPAPIETIDLVGRTVRMAPRVSIGGSRLRLRLSNAYGPSRLTVGPIRVALRLAGDEAAKDSVRPVTFGGLPVATIPAGALAVSDPVELEVPPLADLAVSVYLPADIPGDFCFTGHSNSRQTSYISPVGCFVDEPRLPVGEATQAVALLSAVEVWAPPDVGGIVAFGDSLTDGNLSTVDAHARWPDELARRLAARRGGRRLGVMNQGFGGNRILFDTRAESGLRRFDRDVLAQSGVTHVIVLLGINDIRNRNQRPSEVVTAEEMIRGLEQLVIRAHAHGLKVLGGTLLTFEHETFNPGFYTPEGEAKRQAVNEWIRSSGAFDAVIDFEGALRDPSHPTRMLPMYDCGDHLHPSDAGYRRMGQIIDLALFD